A single region of the Lepeophtheirus salmonis chromosome 12, UVic_Lsal_1.4, whole genome shotgun sequence genome encodes:
- the LOC139906850 gene encoding uncharacterized protein codes for MIMMLCGYKNDGKTKRQVIVGLGVLGGWMLKGLFTKFFSSDDHSRYESEILDTLAQQEEELRAIRGAIRNLATKYDILKNVTMMLHNQLQEVERVETMIMVLTTISEQINKWIRGIQAGMTGRLTPDLLSINDVGKILDMVKERNHDGSISPVESESIGNFYSLPVQLERTANGLDVAVRLPLYYKDNLYELYKYRELPMTIEEGVRMSYRSPIGKYLVIDDIKGIYKEIETDELVDCIHIEDIRLCPHLRLFRIGQNGCLPALIHGNFKLAKGLCDIMLHKSDDVFVSQINDGKIFVDVQKTQRIKASCTSGSGRTTKRREALGSGQWMITFRNDCNVRIGDYLIGERPVTSKIKVRVVEMMILDEVEDVIADLNLHESWVYGNGQSNLKDKLELLTEPQKAISIDKLRIMARTARVEENRFWIYGIVVIETLLIIIFSGFFVTLLCTVRARRAVQE; via the coding sequence ATGATAATGATGTTATGTGGATATAAGAATGACGGAAAAACGAAAAGGCAAGTGATAGTGGGCCTCGGAGTATTGGGAGGCTGGATGCTTAAGGGGTTGTTCACAAAGTTCTTCTCAAGTGATGATCACTCAAGGTATGAATCAGAGATATTGGATACCTTGGCACAGCAAGAAGAAGAACTAAGGGCAATCCGTGGAGCAATAAGAAACTTAGCCACAAAGTATGATATCCTTAAGAATGTCACAATGATGCTTCACAATCAGCTACAAGAAGTAGAAAGGGTTGAAACAATGATAATGGTGTTGACAACAATCTCAGAACAGATCAACAAATGGATCAGGGGAATACAGGCTGGTATGACCGGGAGATTAACACCAGACTTGTTATCAATCAATGATGTGGGGAAGATCTTGGATATGGTAAAAGAAAGGAATCATGATGGATCAATCAGTCCAGTTGAAAGTGAGAgtattgggaatttttactcTCTGCCTGTGCAACTGGAAAGAACGGCAAACGGATTAGATGTGGCGGTTCGATTACCCTTATATTACAAAGATAATCTATACGAGTTATATAAGTATAGGGAACTCCCGATGACAATAGAAGAAGGAGTTCGGATGTCATATCGATCACcaataggaaaatatttagtGATTGATGACATAAAGGGTATTTATAAGGAAATTGAAACAGATGAATTAGTGGATTGTATTCATATTGAAGATATTCGTCTGTGTCCACATTTAAGGTTGTTCAGAATTGGACAAAATGGTTGTTTGCCTGCATTGATTCATGGTAACTTTAAATTGGCTAAGGGATTATGTGACATAATGTTACATAAATCGGATGACGTGTTTGTGTCGCAAATCAACGATGGAAAAATATTCGTGGATGTGCAGAAGACACAAAGGATCAAAGCGTCATGTACAAGTGGTTCTGGTAGGACAACAAAACGTCGAGAAGCACTTGGGTCCGGACAATGGATGATCACATTTCGGAATGATTGCAATGTGAGGATTGGTGATTACTTGATTGGAGAAAGACCAGTGACAAGTAAGATCAAGGTGAGGGTCGTGGAAATGATGATTCTGGATGAGGTGGAAGATGTTATTGCGGATTTAAACCTCCATGAAAGCTGGGTTTATGGTAATGGACAATCAAACCTCAAGGACAAGCTAGAATTATTGACGGAACCTCAGAAAGCAATATCTATAGACAAGTTGAGGATAATGGCAAGAACTGCCAGGGTTGAAGAGAATCGTTTTTGGATTTACGGTATAGTGGTTATTGAAAccttattaatcattatattttcaggATTCTTTGTGACGTTGCTCTGTACGGTACGAGCTAGAAGAGCTGTACAGGAGTGA